The following proteins come from a genomic window of Myroides odoratus DSM 2801:
- a CDS encoding M56 family metallopeptidase, producing MLLYLIQTTLLLLLSIGLYKLFLESTKIHVFKRYYLLFALVFIFILPLIKIPSTSILTTTNTKLQELNEVIIAPQIESASSASSIWTLSTFLWSIYGLGVFIMFARFLLSLRRFSRLTQQGTLIVDKGQKFVFVQHLDAAFTFRQTIYLPLHIPIDWTNKIILHEYNHVKQQHSFDILLIEGLKIIFWFQPLLYWYQQQMALNHEFLADDTLNSSKQETQEYLQLLLTQTYLHNEQPLSSSFNFNLTKKRFTMLTKNNNPLQNTFAVFATLTFFSFLGLTTVFAQDTANHEPIVSKSTQKEDPNEVHISVTEPANYPGGIQIFNQDFIANFNTPKFEGKSIRVILQFIVEKDGSLNEIKLVKDPGYGVGEAALDALSKTKKWIPAKDHGKVVRSQFTLPITLLNQITDEITKEA from the coding sequence ATGCTGCTATACCTCATCCAAACCACACTCTTATTGCTGTTATCTATTGGACTATACAAGCTCTTCTTAGAATCAACGAAGATCCATGTATTCAAAAGATATTACTTGCTTTTTGCTCTTGTCTTCATTTTTATTTTGCCTTTAATCAAAATACCTTCCACCAGTATATTGACCACGACAAATACTAAATTACAGGAATTAAATGAAGTAATTATTGCACCGCAAATCGAGTCTGCTTCGTCTGCCTCATCGATATGGACCTTATCTACGTTTCTTTGGAGCATTTATGGACTAGGTGTGTTCATTATGTTCGCACGTTTTCTCCTTTCGCTTCGACGTTTTAGTCGTTTAACTCAACAGGGGACTCTAATTGTTGACAAGGGGCAAAAATTTGTGTTCGTTCAGCATCTCGATGCCGCATTTACGTTTAGACAAACCATCTACCTACCACTTCATATTCCCATTGATTGGACCAATAAAATCATTTTACACGAATACAATCACGTGAAACAGCAGCATTCTTTTGATATTTTATTGATTGAAGGGCTGAAAATAATCTTTTGGTTTCAACCTCTATTATACTGGTACCAACAACAGATGGCGTTGAATCATGAATTTTTAGCCGATGACACGCTTAATTCATCCAAACAAGAAACGCAAGAATACCTACAACTACTATTAACCCAAACCTATTTACACAATGAACAACCGCTCAGTAGTTCATTCAATTTTAATTTAACCAAAAAACGTTTTACTATGCTTACAAAAAACAACAATCCCCTACAAAACACCTTTGCTGTGTTTGCTACATTGACATTCTTTAGCTTCTTAGGTCTTACTACCGTTTTTGCTCAAGACACAGCAAACCACGAACCTATTGTATCCAAATCAACTCAAAAAGAAGACCCTAATGAAGTCCACATTTCTGTTACAGAGCCTGCCAACTATCCAGGAGGGATCCAGATTTTTAACCAAGATTTTATTGCCAACTTTAATACACCTAAATTTGAAGGAAAATCAATCCGTGTTATCCTTCAGTTTATTGTGGAAAAAGATGGAAGTTTGAATGAGATTAAATTGGTCAAAGATCCTGGTTATGGCGTAGGAGAAGCAGCATTAGATGCCTTGTCAAAAACCAAAAAATGGATACCTGCAAAAGATCATGGAAAAGTGGTTCGCAGTCAATTTACGTTGCCTATTACTTTATTAAATCAGATTACAGATGAAATAACAAAAGAAGCTTAG
- a CDS encoding energy transducer TonB produces the protein MSKPVITDTRVILTFFVEEDGSLSNMRVIENPGLEISKASLAKNWTPAQHNGKLVRSQFTVPITIVGSGTMNHSYQLNQTNPTDLTKPAI, from the coding sequence TTGTCAAAACCCGTAATTACTGACACCCGCGTTATCTTAACCTTTTTCGTCGAAGAAGATGGAAGTTTAAGTAACATGAGAGTCATTGAAAACCCTGGTTTAGAAATATCAAAGGCGTCTTTAGCTAAAAATTGGACTCCAGCCCAACACAATGGAAAGCTAGTACGCAGTCAATTTACCGTACCAATTACCATTGTTGGATCTGGTACAATGAATCATTCGTATCAACTAAATCAAACCAATCCTACAGATTTAACAAAACCAGCCATATAG
- the putP gene encoding sodium/proline symporter PutP: MQLDPTLLTFSLYLLLILSIGIIAYLRTKNFSDYILGGRRLGPLVTALSAGASDMSGWLLMGLPGSIFKSGLAQSWIAIGLLIGAYFNWRLVAGRLRVHTECNHNALTLPDFFLYRFGTTGQGVKTIAALAILLFFTLYCASGMVAGAQLFTTIFHLPYLQALLLSALATIIYTFIGGFLAVSWSDTLQASLMLFALILTPIMIVVSLGGWSEMQEQMELAIQTHQIAYANLIHNVNFITILSAAAWGLGYFGQPHILARFMAADSAKTMRNARRIGMTWMLLCLLGAVAIGYLGISYFQAHPNQAAAVHKNNEMIFIELIHYLFNPWVIGILLSAILAAVMSTLSAQLLMASSTLTQDFYRSYFRRNAHQRELVWMSRLAVLLISCLALYIALDENNSILGLVSRAWAGFGAAFGPLILFALFSSKTTGTAALTGIVVGGLTVIFWPLFQEQVLGGVVFGYHEPLYEIIPGFILSALSIYLVSIFGSPATPTMKLQFKAADAKYHREK, translated from the coding sequence ATGCAGCTCGACCCAACCTTATTGACCTTTTCCCTCTATCTGTTGCTTATTTTAAGTATCGGAATCATCGCTTATTTAAGAACGAAAAACTTTTCAGATTACATTCTTGGTGGACGTCGTTTAGGTCCATTGGTAACCGCTTTATCAGCAGGAGCATCAGATATGTCGGGATGGTTGTTAATGGGATTACCGGGTAGTATTTTTAAATCGGGATTAGCACAAAGTTGGATTGCAATAGGTTTGCTGATTGGGGCTTATTTCAATTGGCGTCTCGTAGCAGGTCGATTACGCGTACATACCGAATGCAATCACAACGCTTTGACTTTACCTGATTTTTTCTTGTATCGATTTGGTACAACGGGTCAAGGGGTTAAAACCATCGCTGCGCTCGCTATTCTTCTGTTTTTTACCTTATACTGTGCCTCTGGTATGGTTGCAGGGGCGCAACTATTCACCACGATCTTTCACCTTCCTTACCTCCAAGCTTTACTGCTTAGTGCATTAGCTACCATTATCTATACGTTTATTGGTGGTTTCTTGGCCGTAAGTTGGAGTGATACCCTACAAGCGTCTTTGATGTTATTTGCTTTAATTCTAACCCCTATCATGATTGTTGTTTCACTTGGGGGTTGGTCTGAGATGCAAGAACAGATGGAATTGGCTATTCAAACGCATCAAATCGCCTATGCGAACCTCATCCACAACGTCAATTTCATCACCATTCTAAGTGCAGCCGCTTGGGGTTTGGGTTATTTTGGTCAGCCCCATATTCTAGCTCGATTTATGGCGGCAGACAGTGCAAAGACGATGCGCAATGCACGCCGGATCGGTATGACTTGGATGTTGTTGTGCCTATTGGGTGCTGTTGCTATTGGTTATTTGGGCATTAGCTATTTTCAAGCCCATCCCAATCAAGCAGCTGCTGTACACAAAAACAACGAAATGATTTTTATTGAATTAATTCACTATTTGTTTAATCCTTGGGTAATTGGAATTTTACTATCTGCTATACTCGCTGCCGTAATGAGTACATTAAGTGCTCAACTACTCATGGCATCAAGTACATTAACGCAAGATTTTTATCGTTCGTATTTTCGACGCAATGCGCATCAACGGGAATTAGTCTGGATGAGTCGCTTAGCCGTTTTACTCATTTCCTGTCTTGCCTTGTATATTGCCTTAGATGAAAACAACAGCATTTTAGGCTTGGTATCACGTGCTTGGGCTGGTTTTGGTGCGGCCTTTGGACCGTTGATTCTCTTTGCGCTATTCTCTTCCAAAACAACGGGAACAGCTGCCTTAACCGGAATCGTCGTTGGAGGACTAACCGTAATCTTTTGGCCCCTTTTTCAAGAACAAGTTTTAGGCGGTGTTGTTTTTGGTTATCATGAACCATTATATGAAATTATCCCAGGATTTATATTGAGTGCACTGAGCATCTATCTCGTTTCTATCTTTGGTTCACCAGCTACTCCAACGATGAAGCTACAATTTAAAGCTGCTGATGCAAAATATCACAGAGAAAAATAA
- a CDS encoding MmcQ/YjbR family DNA-binding protein: MDVHVIYDYCLNKKGTTEDFPFDEETLTFKVGGKIYLLLNLTKWEQGSCFVNLKCDPEKAEELRADYSEIVPGYHMSKKHWNSVHLGGAVQWTLLKALIDHSYELVYASLTKKVKDSLNDELV, encoded by the coding sequence ATGGATGTACATGTGATTTACGATTATTGTTTAAATAAAAAAGGGACTACAGAAGATTTTCCTTTTGATGAAGAAACATTGACGTTTAAAGTAGGAGGTAAGATTTATCTCTTGTTAAACTTAACAAAATGGGAGCAGGGAAGTTGTTTTGTCAATTTAAAATGTGATCCTGAAAAAGCAGAAGAATTGCGTGCCGATTACAGTGAAATCGTTCCAGGGTATCACATGAGCAAGAAACATTGGAATAGCGTACACCTAGGAGGTGCTGTACAATGGACTTTGCTTAAAGCGTTAATTGATCACTCCTATGAATTAGTTTATGCCAGTTTGACCAAAAAAGTCAAAGACAGTTTAAACGATGAACTAGTGTAA
- a CDS encoding energy transducer TonB, which translates to MKIHLTIFLFIITLGSISAQTLVPTTTQKEQVQDDNDIYTLVDTPAKYPGGSTAFNQAFIDNFEPPKIDSSVRKLVFTIQFVVEKNGHVSQISVLKDFGYDIEQNVRAAFEKLDTWTPALINEKPVRYKMTFPFTVNPPIEKEAN; encoded by the coding sequence ATGAAAATTCACCTTACTATTTTTTTATTTATTATAACTTTAGGTAGTATCTCAGCGCAAACACTTGTTCCTACTACTACTCAAAAGGAACAAGTACAAGATGATAACGATATTTATACCCTTGTTGATACACCCGCTAAATATCCTGGAGGCTCTACTGCATTCAATCAAGCTTTTATCGACAATTTCGAACCGCCCAAAATCGATTCTTCAGTGCGAAAATTAGTTTTTACGATTCAATTTGTCGTAGAGAAAAATGGACATGTATCCCAGATTAGTGTGCTCAAAGATTTCGGATACGATATCGAACAAAATGTAAGAGCCGCATTCGAAAAATTAGATACTTGGACGCCGGCGCTAATCAACGAAAAGCCTGTGCGATATAAAATGACATTTCCTTTTACAGTCAATCCTCCAATTGAAAAAGAAGCAAACTAA
- a CDS encoding dipeptidase → MKDSKQFVQENKQRLLDELIELLKKPSISADSAYSQDVINTAEAVKENLIKAGCDNVELCETPGYPIVYGEKIIDPALPTVLIYGHYDVQPADPIELWTSPPFEPVIKTTPIHPEGAIFARGACDDKGQMFMHVKAVEYMIATNTLPCNVKFMIEGEEEVGSVSLGWFVKRNHDKLKNDVILISDTGMISNQQPSITTGLRGLSYVEVEVTGPNRDLHSGLYGGAVANPINVLTKMIASLHDENNHITIPGFYDKVEELSREERDEMAKRPFSLDDYKKALDIDEVYGEAGYTTNERNSIRPTLDVNGIWGGYTGEGAKTVIASKAFAKISMRLVPNQDWEEITSLFKKHFESIAPAGVKVEVKPHHGGQGYVTPIDSIGYQAAAKAYEDTFGVTPIPVRSGGSIPIVALFEEELGSKSIMMGFGLDSDAIHSPNEHFGVFNYLKGIETIPLFYKYYMELVK, encoded by the coding sequence ATGAAAGATTCAAAACAATTTGTTCAAGAAAACAAGCAACGTCTTCTAGATGAGCTAATTGAACTACTTAAAAAACCTTCTATCAGTGCAGATAGTGCGTACTCTCAAGACGTAATAAACACGGCTGAAGCAGTAAAAGAAAATTTAATAAAAGCAGGTTGCGACAATGTAGAATTGTGCGAAACTCCTGGATATCCTATCGTATATGGAGAAAAAATCATCGATCCTGCTCTTCCAACGGTATTGATTTATGGTCATTATGACGTACAACCAGCAGATCCAATTGAACTTTGGACCTCTCCTCCGTTTGAACCTGTAATTAAAACAACACCTATTCACCCAGAAGGAGCAATCTTCGCTCGTGGAGCTTGTGATGACAAAGGACAGATGTTCATGCACGTGAAAGCGGTTGAATATATGATTGCAACAAATACTTTACCTTGTAACGTGAAATTCATGATTGAAGGAGAAGAAGAAGTTGGATCAGTAAGTTTAGGATGGTTTGTAAAAAGAAACCACGATAAATTGAAAAATGATGTAATTCTGATTTCTGATACTGGAATGATTTCTAATCAACAGCCTTCTATTACAACAGGATTGAGAGGATTAAGCTATGTTGAAGTTGAAGTAACTGGACCGAACCGAGATTTACACTCTGGTTTATATGGTGGAGCGGTTGCCAACCCAATCAACGTATTAACGAAGATGATTGCTTCCTTACATGATGAAAATAATCATATCACTATTCCAGGATTCTACGATAAAGTAGAAGAGCTTTCTCGTGAAGAAAGAGATGAAATGGCAAAACGCCCATTCTCTTTAGACGATTACAAAAAAGCATTGGATATTGATGAAGTATACGGAGAAGCAGGATATACAACAAACGAACGCAACTCTATTCGTCCAACATTAGACGTAAATGGAATTTGGGGAGGTTATACTGGTGAAGGAGCTAAGACTGTTATCGCTAGTAAAGCATTCGCAAAAATCTCGATGCGTTTAGTTCCAAACCAAGATTGGGAAGAAATTACATCGCTATTCAAGAAGCACTTTGAAAGCATTGCGCCTGCAGGTGTGAAAGTAGAAGTAAAACCTCATCATGGTGGACAAGGTTATGTAACGCCTATTGACTCTATTGGATATCAAGCGGCTGCAAAAGCGTATGAAGATACGTTTGGTGTAACGCCAATTCCAGTACGTTCAGGAGGAAGTATTCCAATTGTTGCTTTATTTGAGGAAGAATTAGGATCTAAATCAATTATGATGGGATTCGGATTAGACTCTGATGCGATCCACTCTCCTAATGAGCACTTTGGTGTATTCAACTACCTAAAAGGAATTGAAACTATTCCATTGTTCTATAAATACTATATGGAATTAGTAAAATAA
- a CDS encoding BlaI/MecI/CopY family transcriptional regulator: protein MIKLPQTEEQLMQYIWDLETAFSKELLDKYPDPKPAQTTLATLLKRLTEKGFITYEMFGNSRAYTTLIKKEDYFETHLNTMVEQHFNNSAFSFASFFTQKSKMSKKELEALKKIVEDQLKK from the coding sequence ATGATAAAACTACCTCAAACTGAAGAACAATTAATGCAGTATATCTGGGATTTAGAAACAGCTTTTTCCAAAGAATTATTGGATAAATACCCCGATCCGAAACCAGCACAAACGACCTTAGCAACGTTGCTTAAACGACTGACAGAAAAAGGTTTCATTACCTATGAAATGTTTGGAAACTCAAGAGCGTATACCACCTTGATTAAAAAAGAAGATTATTTCGAAACACATCTGAACACCATGGTCGAACAACACTTCAATAATTCTGCTTTCTCCTTTGCTTCTTTCTTCACCCAAAAAAGTAAGATGAGTAAAAAAGAATTAGAGGCGTTGAAAAAGATTGTAGAAGATCAACTAAAAAAATAA
- a CDS encoding DEAD/DEAH box helicase translates to MNQADILKKLEIAALNEMQLQTLQTAQTKNNIVLLSPTGSGKTLAFLLPIVQRLNPAVKGVQAVILVPTRELALQIETVFKKMGTAFKINACYGGHSTRTELNNLASPPAVLVGTPGRVAFHIEENSFDTANVHSYVIDEFDKALEMGFQDDMDYIINSFDRLEFRMLTSATALKKIPEFTGIDNPKNLKFLQTEEIKPKLTFSKVVCPAEEKLEAVIQLIGKIGKDTILVFCNHREAVARISETLTKKGVANGAFHGGLLQEDRERALMKFRNRSCHILISTDLAARGLDIPEIGHVIHYQIPEKEDAFIHRNGRTARMKATGKAYVMVTNEEEYSFLDPEMPIEQLKGEYKIDNTTDFKTIYISAGKKDKVNKVDIVGYLIKIGGLQKEDIGLIDVRDTQAFVAVRTAKIKPLLRTLENTRLKNKKVKIAVAKD, encoded by the coding sequence ATGAATCAAGCAGATATCCTTAAAAAATTGGAGATTGCAGCCCTAAATGAGATGCAGCTTCAAACCCTTCAAACCGCGCAAACAAAAAATAACATTGTTTTATTATCTCCGACAGGATCTGGTAAAACATTGGCTTTTCTGTTGCCTATCGTTCAACGGTTAAATCCTGCAGTAAAAGGCGTACAAGCCGTTATTCTCGTGCCAACACGTGAACTTGCACTTCAGATTGAAACGGTGTTTAAGAAGATGGGAACTGCTTTTAAAATCAATGCGTGTTACGGGGGACACTCCACGCGTACAGAATTAAATAACCTAGCTTCTCCACCTGCTGTTTTAGTGGGAACACCTGGACGTGTAGCTTTTCATATTGAAGAAAATTCTTTTGATACAGCCAATGTGCATAGCTATGTCATTGATGAATTCGACAAAGCATTAGAAATGGGATTTCAAGATGATATGGATTACATCATTAATTCTTTCGATCGACTTGAATTTCGCATGTTGACTTCGGCTACGGCATTGAAAAAAATACCAGAATTTACTGGAATTGACAATCCTAAAAACCTCAAGTTCTTGCAGACGGAAGAGATCAAACCCAAGTTGACATTTAGTAAAGTTGTTTGTCCAGCAGAAGAAAAATTAGAAGCTGTCATCCAATTGATTGGAAAAATTGGAAAGGATACCATTTTGGTCTTTTGTAATCACCGAGAGGCAGTAGCGCGAATCAGTGAAACCTTGACTAAAAAAGGAGTGGCTAATGGCGCTTTTCATGGAGGATTGCTACAAGAAGATCGAGAGCGTGCATTGATGAAGTTTCGCAATAGAAGTTGTCATATTCTAATCTCGACGGATTTAGCTGCTAGAGGCTTGGATATACCTGAAATTGGACATGTTATTCACTATCAGATTCCAGAGAAGGAAGATGCGTTTATTCATCGAAATGGACGAACTGCGCGTATGAAAGCAACGGGGAAAGCCTATGTGATGGTTACCAATGAAGAAGAGTATAGCTTTCTTGATCCAGAGATGCCTATTGAGCAGCTGAAAGGAGAATATAAGATCGACAATACAACAGACTTTAAAACGATTTACATCAGTGCTGGAAAAAAGGACAAAGTCAATAAAGTGGATATCGTTGGGTATTTAATTAAAATAGGAGGCTTGCAAAAGGAAGATATCGGATTAATTGACGTACGCGATACACAAGCTTTTGTGGCAGTGCGTACCGCTAAAATTAAACCGCTATTGCGTACACTAGAAAATACCCGATTAAAGAATAAAAAAGTTAAGATTGCTGTAGCTAAGGATTAA
- a CDS encoding glycosyltransferase: MEHSLKGKKILIIGQVWPESRSSAAGKRMLQLLEVFQGWEMQIYFGSTAQKTPYSDDLTSYAVKEVEVFLNDERTDQLLADLQPDWVMYDRFMIEEQFGWRISAQCPNALTLLDTEDLHFLRYARQELCKKEEGHLEDYLYSERTKRELASIMRCDLTLLISSFEFHLLTETFRLPAEGLFVLPFLEEEITLEQQQNWLTFEEKEDFVFIGNFIHEPNWQTVLQLKTVIWPVLRKRLPKAKLHIYGAYPSAKVLQLHKEQENFFIHGRAEDALEVIAKARVLLAPIPFGAGIKGKFIDAMRVGTPNVTTRVGIEAMATPEEWSGCCADEVEEFVSKAVELYQDEALWKVKQQKGVDIIQKYYSKTHFTAACKAKIIDMDTTLEQYRKTNFLKEVFKHHSAQSTKYMALWIEEKNKHKKSE; this comes from the coding sequence ATGGAGCATTCGTTAAAAGGAAAGAAAATATTAATTATTGGGCAAGTTTGGCCTGAATCTCGTTCATCTGCTGCAGGTAAACGCATGTTGCAGCTATTGGAGGTTTTTCAAGGGTGGGAGATGCAGATCTACTTTGGATCTACGGCACAGAAAACACCGTATAGCGATGATTTAACCTCTTATGCTGTGAAAGAAGTTGAGGTTTTCCTCAATGATGAGCGCACCGACCAGTTATTAGCGGATTTGCAGCCCGATTGGGTGATGTATGACCGTTTTATGATTGAAGAACAATTCGGATGGCGTATCAGCGCGCAATGCCCTAATGCGTTAACCCTACTCGATACAGAAGATCTACACTTTTTGCGTTATGCACGTCAAGAGTTATGTAAAAAAGAAGAAGGTCATTTGGAAGACTACTTGTATAGCGAACGAACGAAACGAGAGCTCGCGAGTATCATGCGATGTGATTTAACACTGTTGATTTCTAGTTTCGAATTTCATCTGTTGACTGAAACTTTTCGACTGCCCGCGGAAGGCCTCTTTGTGTTGCCTTTTTTAGAAGAAGAAATAACCCTAGAACAACAACAGAACTGGTTGACCTTTGAAGAAAAAGAAGATTTTGTCTTTATTGGAAACTTTATACACGAGCCCAATTGGCAAACGGTGTTGCAATTAAAGACCGTTATTTGGCCTGTGTTGCGCAAGCGATTGCCTAAAGCAAAATTGCATATTTATGGAGCCTATCCCTCGGCTAAAGTGTTACAGTTACACAAGGAACAAGAAAATTTCTTTATCCACGGTAGAGCGGAAGATGCTTTGGAAGTAATTGCAAAGGCCCGAGTGCTATTGGCACCTATTCCTTTTGGTGCTGGAATTAAAGGGAAGTTTATTGATGCCATGCGTGTGGGAACCCCCAATGTAACTACTAGGGTTGGTATAGAAGCTATGGCAACTCCTGAAGAGTGGAGTGGGTGTTGTGCAGATGAAGTGGAGGAATTTGTTTCAAAGGCCGTAGAACTTTACCAAGATGAAGCCCTTTGGAAAGTCAAACAACAAAAAGGGGTAGACATCATTCAAAAGTATTATAGTAAAACTCATTTTACAGCTGCATGTAAAGCAAAAATAATTGATATGGATACGACATTGGAACAGTATCGCAAGACTAATTTTTTAAAAGAAGTATTCAAACATCACAGTGCACAAAGTACAAAGTACATGGCTCTTTGGATTGAAGAGAAAAATAAACATAAAAAAAGCGAGTAA
- the miaE gene encoding tRNA-(ms[2]io[6]A)-hydroxylase — protein sequence MLGLKLLTDPRWANIAESNLEEILTDHCWCEQKAATNAITLITYNSEHEDLVTELTAIAIEEMEHFKMVHEIIKERGYTLGRERKDDYVNQLVKFCKKDGSRNDAFIDRLLFAAMIEARSCERFRVLSQNIKDEELATFYYDLMVSEANHYTTFLKFARKYTERVDVDQRWKEWLEFEGNLIQSYGTKEHIHG from the coding sequence ATGTTAGGACTTAAACTTTTAACCGATCCAAGATGGGCAAATATTGCAGAATCAAATCTTGAGGAAATCTTGACGGATCATTGCTGGTGCGAACAAAAAGCCGCAACCAATGCCATTACGTTGATTACGTACAATTCAGAACACGAAGATTTAGTAACCGAATTGACAGCAATTGCTATTGAAGAAATGGAGCATTTCAAGATGGTACATGAAATCATCAAAGAAAGAGGCTATACTTTAGGGCGCGAACGCAAAGATGATTATGTCAATCAGTTGGTTAAATTCTGCAAAAAAGATGGGAGTCGAAATGATGCTTTCATTGATCGTTTGCTCTTTGCTGCTATGATTGAGGCTAGAAGTTGTGAACGTTTTCGCGTTCTATCTCAAAATATAAAAGACGAAGAATTAGCAACGTTTTACTATGATTTAATGGTTTCTGAAGCCAATCACTATACGACCTTCTTAAAATTCGCCCGCAAATACACGGAACGCGTAGATGTAGATCAACGCTGGAAAGAATGGTTGGAATTTGAAGGAAACTTAATTCAGAGCTACGGAACAAAAGAACATATTCACGGATAA
- a CDS encoding mechanosensitive ion channel family protein, producing the protein MNLKLLLSKFLEYELYTSKSLSITIGTILFIVFTLLITKYGLTFLRKTVIKNSPPDVALRLRSVFNFVNYFIYVIMFFFILNVVGLNISMFLTTSAALFVGLGFALQDIFRDIIAGIYILFDKTLNMGDVIEVNGQVARVKAIHLRCTIVETRNLKDIVIPNRKLIDDIVYNWTHEDPVIRARIDVGVYIGTDVELVKAVLISAVEDNKDVLKNPQPIVFIDQFGDSSIRFILYYFIENAFDNDRISSDIRFAIDKKFKLNNIALPVPVLKVDQTPVA; encoded by the coding sequence TTGAATTTAAAACTACTGCTTTCCAAGTTTTTAGAATATGAGCTTTATACAAGCAAATCACTTAGTATTACAATAGGTACAATTCTCTTTATCGTTTTTACCTTGTTGATTACCAAGTATGGATTGACGTTTTTGCGCAAAACTGTAATTAAAAACTCACCACCTGATGTCGCTTTGCGCTTGAGAAGTGTATTTAATTTTGTCAATTACTTCATCTATGTGATTATGTTCTTTTTCATACTCAATGTAGTTGGATTGAATATTAGCATGTTCTTGACCACTTCAGCAGCTCTATTTGTTGGATTGGGATTTGCACTTCAAGATATTTTCCGCGATATCATTGCGGGAATCTATATTCTATTTGATAAAACCCTGAATATGGGGGATGTCATTGAAGTGAATGGACAAGTGGCGCGTGTAAAAGCGATTCACTTGCGATGTACGATAGTGGAAACGCGAAATTTAAAGGATATTGTAATTCCCAACCGCAAGTTAATTGATGATATCGTGTACAACTGGACCCATGAAGATCCTGTTATTCGTGCGCGAATTGATGTGGGTGTATATATTGGAACAGATGTAGAATTGGTAAAAGCCGTTTTAATCTCTGCAGTGGAGGACAATAAAGATGTATTGAAAAATCCTCAACCGATCGTTTTTATCGACCAGTTTGGCGATTCATCCATTCGATTTATTCTGTACTACTTTATCGAAAATGCGTTTGATAACGATCGTATTTCAAGTGATATACGCTTTGCTATAGACAAGAAATTTAAGCTTAATAATATCGCACTTCCAGTACCGGTACTGAAAGTAGATCAAACACCTGTAGCGTAA
- a CDS encoding glycoside hydrolase family 25 protein has product MASTKYGTGKNSPIAVVNQKQPARRKPTPRRPKKKKNNATFTRIKWVCIVVVLLGAGVWFGITFQEGIKYFFSAQRKEADEKSFFDFRTVEVLQRHQDRMIGFDVSHYQGVIDWEAVDSVAQRAPLEFVFVRATMGDDGKDKAFDLNWKGARANHFIRGAYHYYRPDENSIKQAENFIATVKLSEGDFPPVLDIEDLPKKQSMENLVLGLKRWMEMIEEHYGVQPILYSGEHYYTNHLQKWFPDHIVWIANYNFFVEEIKPDWHFWQFTEKGIVKGIDGKVDLNIYNGNKSDIRNILVK; this is encoded by the coding sequence ATGGCTTCTACAAAATACGGAACTGGAAAAAATTCTCCCATAGCAGTTGTGAATCAAAAACAACCAGCAAGAAGAAAGCCAACACCTCGACGCCCAAAGAAGAAGAAAAACAATGCAACATTTACACGCATCAAATGGGTGTGTATTGTTGTGGTTTTACTAGGGGCAGGTGTGTGGTTTGGTATTACTTTTCAAGAGGGAATTAAGTACTTTTTTAGTGCTCAACGCAAAGAGGCGGATGAGAAATCCTTTTTTGATTTTAGAACAGTAGAAGTATTACAACGTCATCAGGATCGCATGATTGGGTTTGACGTTTCTCATTATCAAGGTGTTATTGATTGGGAGGCTGTGGATTCTGTGGCTCAACGTGCGCCTTTGGAATTTGTTTTTGTACGTGCAACGATGGGGGATGATGGAAAAGATAAAGCCTTTGATTTAAACTGGAAAGGGGCACGTGCTAATCACTTTATTCGCGGGGCTTATCACTATTATCGTCCGGATGAAAATTCCATCAAACAAGCAGAAAACTTTATTGCAACCGTAAAACTATCAGAGGGAGATTTTCCTCCTGTATTGGATATTGAAGATCTACCTAAAAAGCAATCCATGGAAAATTTAGTTTTAGGATTGAAACGATGGATGGAAATGATTGAAGAACACTACGGTGTACAGCCTATTTTATATTCCGGAGAACACTATTATACCAATCACCTTCAAAAATGGTTTCCCGACCATATTGTTTGGATTGCTAATTATAATTTCTTTGTGGAAGAAATAAAGCCTGATTGGCACTTTTGGCAATTTACAGAAAAAGGAATAGTAAAGGGAATTGATGGTAAGGTCGACTTAAATATCTACAACGGAAACAAGTCTGATATTCGCAATATTCTTGTCAAGTAG